The following coding sequences lie in one Meles meles chromosome X, mMelMel3.1 paternal haplotype, whole genome shotgun sequence genomic window:
- the LOC123934859 gene encoding probable bifunctional dTTP/UTP pyrophosphatase/methyltransferase protein has product MVLSPVIGKLLHKRVVLASASPRRREILSHAGLRFEVVPSRFKEKLDKASFPTPYAYATETAKQKALEVARRMHQKDLRAPDVVIGADTIVTIGGLILEKPVDKQDAYRMLSRLNGKEHSVFTGVAIVQCCTTDTRLDMEVSEFHEETTVKFSELSEELLWEYINSGEPMDKAGGYGIQALGGMLVEHVRGDFLNVVGFPLNRFCKKLMELYYPPRREHLQRVKHDSIPPVDTFENLSDVEGSSSDPAQGGDGGGHGRAEADGDRRQAPAGPQGTDSNGAGESPPPFPAGLLELIDGFKASKALFVACKLNVFDVLKDDAPLKAVDIAGKIDASVCGTERLLDVCVALGLLEKTDRGYRNTELADVHLASDSEYSLHGLVMHNNDHFWNLFTDLELAVREGASAAFGRKPEEPIQSKRKKLQFMTAMHGLTMLAARQVATAFDLSRFASACDLGGCTGALARALTQEYPRLKVTVFDLPEVIEHIPCFQPEGRRSDRISFMPGDFFKDDLPEADLYILSRILHEWPDDKVCELLSRVSGRCKPGGGILVAEKVLGDKPAARGSLPASLNLLVRTQGTERGLPEYRGLLERHGFRDVRRAHAGDRLDVMLGTRASPP; this is encoded by the exons ATGGTGCTGAGCCCGGTCATCGGGAAGCTGCTGCACAAGCGCGTGGTGCTGGCCAGCGCCTCCCCGCGCCGCCGGGAGATCCTCAGCCACGCG GGTCTCCGGTTCGAGGTGGTTCCTTCCAGGTTCAAAGAGAAGCTTGACAAAGCGTCCTTCCCCACGCCTTATGCCTACGCCACCGAAACAGCCAAGCAGAAGGCCCTGGAGGTGGCCAGAAGGATGCACCAG AAGGACCTTCGGGCCCCCGACGTCGTCATCGGAGCGGATACCATTGTG ACCATCGGGGGGCTGATTCTGGAGAAGCCGGTGGACAAGCAGGACGCATATAGGATGCTTTCCAG GTTGAACGGGAAAGAGCACAGCGTGTTCACGGGCGTCGCCATCGTCCAATGTTGCACCACAG ACACCCGGCTGGACATGGAGGTGTCCGAGTTCCACGAGGAGACCACGGTGAAGTTCTCCGAGCTGTCGGAGGAGCTCCTGTGGGAATACATCAACAGCGGGGAGCCCAT GGACAAGGCCGGCGGCTACGGGATCCAGGCGCTGGGCGGCATGCTGGTGGAGCACGTGCGCGGGGACTTCCTCAACGTCGTGGGCTTCCCCCTGAACCGCTTCTGCAAGAAGCTGATGGAGCTGTACTACCCACCCCGCCGCGAGCACCTGCAGCGCGTCAAGCACGACTCCATCCCCCCCGTCGACACCTTCGAGAACCTGAGCGACGTGGAAGGGAGCAGCTCAGACCCCGCTCAGGGCGGTGACGGTGGAGGCCACGGACGGGCAGAGGCAGACGGTGACAGGAGACAGGCTCCGGCTGGCCCGCAGGGAACAGACTCTAACGGTGCAGGGGAGAGCCCGCCCCCGTTCCCAGCGGGCCTTCTAGAACTCATAGACGGCTTTAAAGCATCAAAG GCCCTGTTCGTGGCTTGCAAGCTGAATGTGTTTGATGTGCTAAAAGATGACGCCCCACTGAAGGCCGTGGATATTGCAGGCAAAATCGATGCCTCTGTGTGTGGAACTGAACGGCTCCTGGATGTCTGTGTGGCCCTGGGATTGCTGGAGAAGACAGACAGAG GTTACCGCAACACGGAGCTGGCGGACGTGCACCTGGCGTCGGACAGCGAGTATTCCCTGCACGGCTTGGTCATGCACAACAACGACCACTTTTGGAACCTCTTCACGGACCTGGAGCTCGCCGTGCGGGAGGGAGCCAGCGCGGCTTTTGGGAGGAAGCCGGAAGAGCCCATTCAG AGCAAGCGCAAGAAGCTGCAGTTCATGACGGCCATGCACGGCCTCACCATGCTGGCGGCACGCCAGGTTGCCACCGCCTTCGACCTGTCCCGGTTCGCCTCCGCCTGTGACCTGGGAG GCTGCACAGGTGCCCTGGCCCGAGCGCTCACCCAGGAGTACCCGCGTCTGAAGGTGACCGTGTTTGACCTCCCGGAGGTCATCGAGCACATCCCGTGTTTTCAGCCCGAAGGACGGCGGTCGGACCGGATCAGCTTCATGCCAG GTGACTTCTTCAAGGACGACCTCCCGGAGGCAGACCTGTACATCCTTTCCAGAATTCTGCACGAGTGGCCGGACGACAAAGTCTGCGAGTTGCTGAGCCGCGTCTCGGGCCGCTGTAAGCCGG GCGGTGGCATCTTGGTGGCTGAGAAGGTCCTGGGGGACAAGCCAGCGGCGCGGGGCAGCCTGCCGGCGTCCTTGAACCTGCTGGTGCGGACCCAGGGGACGGAGCGCGGCCTTCCTGAGTACCGGGGGCTGCTGGAGCGCCACGGCTTCCGGGACGTGCGGCGCGCACACGCGGGGGACAGGCTGGACGTGATGCTGGGCACCAGAGCCTCGCCACCCTGA
- the LOC123935384 gene encoding ADP/ATP translocase 3: MTEQAISFAKDFLAGGIAAAISKTAVAPIERVKLLLQVQHASKQIAADKQYKGIVDCIVRIPKEQGVLSFWRGNLANVIRYFPTQALNFAFKDKYKQIFLGGVDKHTQFWRYFAGNLASGGAAGATSLCFVYPLDFARTRLAADVGKSGTEREFKGLGDCLVKITKSDGIRGLYQGFNVSVQGIIIYRAAYFGVYDTAKGMLPDPKNTHIVVSWMIAQTVTAVAGVVSYPFDTVRRRMMMQSGRKGADIMYKGTVDCWRKIFKDEGGKAFFKGAWSNVLRGMGGAFVLVLYDELKKVI; this comes from the exons ATGACGGAGCAGGCCATCTCCTTCGCCAAGGACTTCCTGGCCGGGGGCATCGCCGCCGCCATCTCCAAGACGGCCGTGGCCCCGATCGAGCGCGTCAAGCTGCTGCTGCAG GTGCAGCACGCCAGCAAGCAGATCGCCGCGGACAAGCAGTACAAGGGCATCGTGGACTGCATCGTGCGGATCCCCAAGGAGCAGGGCGTGCTCTCCTTCTGGAGGGGCAACCTGGCCAACGTCATCCGCTACTTCCCCACGCAAGCCCTCAACTTCGCCTTCAAGGATAAGTACAAGCAGATCTTCCTGGGCGGCGTGGACAAGCACACGCAGTTCTGGAGGTATTTCGCCGGGAACCTGGCCTCGGGTGGCGCCGCCGGAGCCACCTCGCTCTGCTTCGTCTACCCCCTGGATTTCGCCAGAACCCGTCTGGCTGCCGATGTGGGCAAGTCCGGCACCGAGCGGGAGTTCAAGGGCCTGGGAGACTGTCTGGTGAAGATCACCAAGTCCGACGGCATCCGAGGCCTGTACCAGGGCTTCAACGTCTCCGTGCAGGGCATCATCATCTACCGGGCGGCCTACTTCGGCGTGTACGACACCGCCAAGG GCATGCTCCCGGACCCCAAGAACACCCATATCGTGGTGAGCTGGATGATCGCGCAGACCGTGACGGCCGTGGCGGGCGTGGTCTCCTACCCCTTCGACACCGTGCGGCGACGGATGATGATGCAGTCGGGCCGCAAAGGAG CGGACATCATGTACAAGGGGACCGTCGATTGTTGGCGGAAGATCTTCAAGGACGAAGGAGGCAAGGCCTTCTTCAAGGGCGCATGGTCCAACGTCCTGAGGGGCATGGGGGGCGCGTTCGTGCTGGTCCTGTACGACGAGCTGAAGAAAGTCATCTAG